A region from the Kineothrix sp. IPX-CK genome encodes:
- a CDS encoding GtrA family protein, which translates to MKEKWRNFAEDHKNIMEFLKFFIISNGVTVLQMILMPVFKGIFAHTGLTDINFQLWPVDREADGSTYYIFNYAAGTLDAGGGGGLAYFLAVQITMAIAQVINFFLQRNVTFKSKGNVYKAAMWYVIAYIIITLSAAALQGWYKEPIYTLFIHTWNMGKKGETIADLITMIINCIISFWVYYPILKIIFREDKGGEKTA; encoded by the coding sequence ATGAAAGAAAAATGGCGTAATTTCGCCGAAGACCATAAAAATATCATGGAATTCCTGAAGTTTTTTATCATCAGTAACGGAGTAACGGTGTTGCAGATGATATTGATGCCTGTTTTTAAAGGAATATTTGCACATACCGGTTTGACGGATATTAATTTTCAGTTGTGGCCGGTGGACCGGGAAGCAGACGGATCTACATATTATATTTTCAATTACGCAGCGGGCACACTGGATGCCGGCGGAGGCGGAGGACTTGCCTATTTTCTGGCAGTGCAGATCACTATGGCGATTGCACAGGTGATCAACTTTTTCTTACAAAGGAATGTTACCTTTAAATCCAAAGGCAATGTGTATAAAGCGGCAATGTGGTACGTAATCGCCTATATAATTATTACGCTAAGTGCTGCAGCATTACAGGGCTGGTATAAGGAACCTATTTACACACTGTTCATTCATACCTGGAACATGGGTAAAAAGGGAGAGACGATTGCAGATCTGATCACAATGATCATTAACTGCATTATTTCTTTCTGGGTGTATTATCCGATTTTGAAAATAATATTTCGTGAGGACAAAGGCGGAGAAAAGACTGCCTGA